GAGGTATGTGAGGTCGAGCTGCGCTGAAAGGTGTGTATATTATGTTAGGATCCCCAGTCCCGAGCACAGAAGGTAAGGTTTGCAAGAACTGCGGGTAATACTCACCCCACTTTCTGCTTCTCAAAACAAACCCACAAGCTCTCATGGACATGATGATGTAATCCTTGTCTGTCACAGAAACGTGGACGTGGATATCTTGGAGCAATCGCGGATACACAGAGATCGGGAGCTCCAGTGTAGTATCTTGAGGCATGCAACTTGTCATGTATTCCTCGTGCTGTATCTTCTCCACACGAAAATCCTTGTGGATATTGTTGCCCAAGCAACAGGCTGACACACAGCGTGTTTGTGACGTTGGACAAAATTCGATACCGAGAATGGATTCCAATTCCACCCTCCACGATGTACCATTATCTGTTGCAAAGGCTTCCTCAAAATCAACGACAACCTGGCTGTCCACCTCATCCTTATTACCGATTGTTAAGCCGCTGTAGTGCATATGCCTTACCGCCGCCATATCGAGGAATAGCTTTCCCCTGTTAATTAGACGATTTCGAAATGGTGTATGGCCCTGCTCACGATCTGCTCTAGTCTCAGCAAATCGCAACGGATAGACATCAAGCGACGTGATGGGCTTTTCACCACTAAACTGTGATATCTTGAAGCACCGAGTCACTGGACCAACTCTCTTCCCATCAAAGTCGAGATATCTGCAACTGATGGCCAACTGCGGCTTAATATCCTTATTCACGCCTGATGCAACATTCGGCTTTTGTACTCTTGCCACGTAGGCGTGGCTCCATGGTCAGTGCTGGATACCGCGTAGATTCGGAAGGCTTGAGGCCGGTTTCTTTAGATGATCTCATCACCTGGCTTGAAGAGATACCAAAGATAGGCAAACGATACTAATTGACACCGGTTGCTGTTTAAAAGATCGATCCTGGGCCGTATTTATGTGTCGATGAGCTCCTTCAGGCATTTAAGGTGCTCGGTACATGTACGGGTACGGTCCTTCAGCTTCGAGTACAGCTGGGTGTTTGAGTGGAGTTTGTTTTGTGGCTGACCCAGTCTTTCCACAATATCATCTTTGTAATGGAACAGTATTCGAAAGAGACGAACCATGGTCCGGGCGGAGTCCTTAAATTTGATTAGATACTTAGTTGTACCGTCGTAGTACTCGACATCCGGTAGTAAAACCTATTACAACCTCCAATAATAGTATAAAGCTCCTCGATAATATACCTAGAGCGGATCCGAATTCGTTCTGGGAGGGGTTCTTGCCCTGTACTCTTTTCTCGTATTTGCGGGGACGATATATATTTACCTCTATAGTTTTTGGAGGGTTATTAAACTAAGTCTCCCCTCGTTATTACCGTATTATCGAGCTGTAAAGGGCTCTTCAACCTGGCTTCGCTGGTTACCAGCAGCTCCTCTATTAGAACTTTAATAATAGCGAACTTATAAGGATTAAAATCGGCTCTATCCTCAAGCTCTGCAGTGCAAGTCCTAAAGACATCCCACCCGACTCGATTTACTAGCACCCCGCTCTATGTTACGCTCGACCGTTCGGAGTGCGATCCGTGATCCACCGATTATTCTATCTAAACAGGTTTACCAAGCTGAGCCCTTCTAGCTACTATTTTAGGCACGGAAGGCCTCGTTTATATAAGTCGTTCCTTCTTCCAAACTTCTTCTGCCTTTCGCAATCGGCTAATTTTACGTGCCATCTCCCCCACTAGCTACCACTCCTAGGTACTTGCGGAATGCTCCCACTCTAGCTTTCTATTTTTCTGCCGTACTATCATACTAGCTTTATTGTAGTCAACGGGCTACCCACTACTAGGGTGTAAGCGGGGGGAATTAAAAACAATACCATCGTCGCTATCGTAATCTATTTTAATGGGGTCGCTGAGAGCACTGTAACTACAGGGGTCTCAGGAGGGTGAAGCAATTACCCAAGAACTTGGCGAGTCTCGGACTGTGCTGCTAAGTACGACGACGTAGTTGTCGAAGGAAGAAAGTGCAACAGGTATTACCTGCAAATACAGAGAGTAGTGAACTGAGATGTTGTAGTCTCATATATAAGATACTGTAAATGATCAATCTTATTGACTGACTTGACTTATTATTTCTtgaggaaagaaagaagcagGAAAACCATTGCAATTGGAAGAGGGCTCTTTATGAGCACCTGAACTTCCTTATCATCCTTATTGCTCCCTACCGCTCGGTGGCCCCAGTGGCTTGGAACTATGATCTCGTTACCGATAAGATGCTCGTATCGCTCATGAGGCTTCTCGTATCTCTCATTGTCCGGAGATCCGGTGAGGAGTCCTGGGAGCCGTTGAGAGCATTGTGGGCGAGCTGTTGGGAACAATGTGGGCGCAGAATTCCATAAACAAGTGCTGTAAAATTCCATGAATAAATGCTGCATTTTAACATTAACTAAGT
This window of the Podospora pseudoanserina strain CBS 124.78 chromosome 3, whole genome shotgun sequence genome carries:
- a CDS encoding hypothetical protein (COG:L; EggNog:ENOG503NVI6; antiSMASH:Cluster_2), whose product is MAAVRHMHYSGLTIGNKDEVDSQVVVDFEEAFATDNGTSWRVELESILGIEFCPTSQTRCVSACCLGNNIHKDFRVEKIQHEEYMTSCMPQDTTLELPISVYPRLLQDIHVHVSVTDKDYIIMSMRACGFVLRSRKWAQLDLTYLAPPHFPTASSPSASGYKPPSGPASHISPPRPAFEQLVLPDGYKDMVLSLIAQHYRDKQMQNDERDQVDIIRGKGKGLILFLHGAPGVGKTTTADYLWHVIFVNENKHTSDSED